Genomic DNA from Nostoc sp. ATCC 53789:
GCGATGTTATTCGCTCACTGCAATTAGACTCTGGTTCTAACTTCAGATTTTATTTAGTTCAAGGCACTACAACTCAAACTGTAATCAGTAAAGCTAATTATACTGACATAGTGTTTTCCTCAACCCAAAATATTCAAGACTTGGGTAACAATGTTTTCTCTTTGAATTTCCCAAATCTTGCGGTGAATATTCAGGCAACAAATCAATCATTAGATTCCGGTTTGAATAACCAATTTGGTCAGCAAGGTTCAACTCAAGGAGAACTGCTTTATGCAGGTGATAATGTGAACGCTATCTTTACTGTTAATAGAGAAGCGGCTTATGATAACTTTATTGGCTTTTATCAGGTGACTGATGAAACAGGTACCATTAATATCAATGGTACGATTTATAAACCTGGAGATTCAGGATATACCCAAGCAGCAATTAATAGTAGGGTTGTCGGATTAGCAGGAACTAACCAAGCGACAATCACATTCAACGGACAATTCAATTCTAATAGTATCTTTGCACCATTTATTATTGCTAATGGCGATCCAAACTCATATATAAGCCGAGGAAATTCTGTTTATTTCTCATTTTTGGGTGCTAATCCTACTAGCGACAAGCAAGTGGATCACATCCGCTTATTAGGCAATAATACCTTTGGCTTTGAGGATTTACCAAATGGTGGCGATCGAGATTTCAACGATATAATTGTGCGAGTTAATTTCAGATGACATCGGAAGCAATGTGATTTTGTCAGGGCAAGAAAAGGCAGAGGGTTAGAGGGGATGGGGGGTAGAGGAGAAACTATATTCAACCCCTCACCTTTGGGTGTGGTGAATAATTGCAAATTGCGAATTGTTATGTTCAAGCAAATCGAGTTCGCAAATCGATTGGTGCAGAAACCTCGTTTGCACAGGACTTAAGCGATGTCGGTCAGATGTTACAGGAACTCGAACAGATTACCAAAATTGTCGAGCAACGGTTAGATCAGCACGAAACACGAGGACGCACATTAACTCTGAAAGTCAAGTTTTCTGACTATCATCAGATAACCCGCAGTAAAACAATGCTTGCTCCCATCAGTGAACTATCTACGATTTTTGAGATAGCCAAAGCGCTGTTTGAGTCGATTGATCTGGAAAACCGCAGTATTAGGTTGCTGGGCATTTCCTTGTCCAATTTGGATAACGCCAAACAAACTCAAGCAATTCAATTGCCATTATTTCAGAATGGGAACATCATATTTTAGGGTAGGTGTAGTCTGTTCAGACGCTGACAACTCGGTTATTGTCAAAGAGCGAATCAACTCTCGAATCACATCAGTTGCAGGTCTACCTGTGTTTGCACAATATTTTTCAAGTTTTTCGCTTTCAGCAGATGCAAGATTTATTGTGATTCGTTTGACAGCCCATTTTTTGTTCATGACTTGCTCTATTGCTCAAATTTAATGAATTATCTAGACTTTAAATGCCTTGTGCAATACTTAACAAATATGATTACAAAAGACAATAAATATTGAAAGTAAAATTGTTATTTTAATAAATATGTCTTCTAATCCCCTACTTCATTTTATTACTAAACTGATTAATATTGAAGATATCAAGGTGGTGAATTACGATTTTATCACCGACGATGAAATCGTAATTGAAATCCAAAACCAGTCAAAAGTTTCTCAGTGTCCTCACTGTGGAAAGACAACTAATAAAACTCATCAAAATCATTGGTATATGGTCAGATATATACCAATGAGTGACTATCAAGTAATTTTAAAAGTAAATCGTCGTCAATTGAAATGCACAGAATGTCAGAAAGTCTTTAGCGAAAAATTGCCTTTTGTAAAAACTAGAAGAACTTACACAAAAAGACTAGCGATGAAGGTAGTCAAGGAAGCCTTAGAAACTGATGTAGAGAGTGCAGCTAG
This window encodes:
- a CDS encoding transposase family protein, whose translation is MSSNPLLHFITKLINIEDIKVVNYDFITDDEIVIEIQNQSKVSQCPHCGKTTNKTHQNHWYMVRYIPMSDYQVILKVNRRQLKCTECQKVFSEKLPFVKTRRTYTKRLAMKVVKEALETDVESAARRNPITVIVLLAKNSADRRSQR
- a CDS encoding CopG family transcriptional regulator, whose amino-acid sequence is MNKKWAVKRITINLASAESEKLEKYCANTGRPATDVIRELIRSLTITELSASEQTTPTLKYDVPILK